A part of Magnetospirillum sp. ME-1 genomic DNA contains:
- a CDS encoding peptidase domain-containing ABC transporter, with protein MLPPRAVELEGLDDKAKAVSACLRALGHAVAASALKDSYRMASADAAQNPWVTALGRYGFAAHVEDGVNPARLGADLFPCVVLGPGEPRALVMAPAEGEASRILFIRPRLDREAAALPTSWPALLSSWRPMVVRAGLAGMLANVLALAAPIFSAQVYDRVLPHGLLDSLAAMVLMFLGAALFEQVFRRLRALFVEDALHEGNIRLAMDMHRRILETRFEGAAAPSGHLMRLLQDFDSIRDGLGAAAVSLLADLPFMLLFLVGLFLCDPVIALAVLALNVVVAGGTLFAIHRQKLLYKELSGAATQRAQAAQESFSDPETVRRVGAATYLQARFRHGTALYAATARAIRTLSAARGNLSMLSQNLALLLAVGLGAWRALDGGMSAGVILAATMLATRFTGAAMQMVSVVPQVQSAVASLEALRTVTGRPTERPTGSALIHRPVARGALSVEAVTARYPNAFNPALESVSLDLEAGERMAVIGPSGSGKTTLEKVLSGIIRPTSGRVMLDGVDIALVDPADLRRHMAVCPQTPPLYSGTLRNNLCFDGLVSDEQMVAMMNLLGAGGVMPMGMGLDFQVVEGGRNLSGGQRQIVALARTLLQGAAVTILDEPTAFLDEASEKRAIAGIHQAVGRNSLVVISHRPAVVALAAKVARLDKGKLVDVTRRAASVPAGGA; from the coding sequence ATGCTGCCCCCCAGAGCGGTTGAACTGGAGGGGCTCGACGACAAGGCCAAGGCGGTTTCCGCCTGCCTGCGCGCGCTGGGCCATGCGGTCGCCGCCTCGGCCCTGAAGGATTCCTACCGCATGGCCAGCGCCGACGCGGCGCAGAATCCCTGGGTCACCGCGCTGGGGCGCTATGGCTTCGCCGCCCATGTGGAGGACGGGGTCAATCCCGCTAGGCTGGGCGCCGACCTGTTCCCCTGCGTCGTCCTGGGGCCGGGTGAACCCCGCGCCCTGGTGATGGCGCCGGCCGAGGGCGAGGCCTCGCGCATCCTGTTCATCCGGCCCCGTCTCGACCGCGAGGCCGCCGCCCTGCCCACCTCGTGGCCGGCATTGCTGTCCTCGTGGCGCCCCATGGTGGTGCGCGCCGGGCTGGCCGGCATGCTGGCCAATGTTCTGGCGCTGGCCGCGCCCATCTTCTCGGCCCAGGTCTACGACCGGGTGCTGCCCCATGGCCTGCTGGATTCGCTGGCCGCCATGGTGCTGATGTTCCTGGGCGCCGCCCTGTTCGAGCAGGTGTTCCGGCGTCTGCGCGCCCTGTTCGTCGAGGACGCCCTGCACGAGGGCAATATCCGGCTGGCCATGGACATGCACCGCCGCATCCTGGAAACCCGCTTCGAGGGGGCGGCGGCGCCCAGCGGCCACCTGATGCGGCTGTTGCAGGATTTCGATTCCATCCGCGACGGTCTGGGGGCGGCGGCGGTGTCGCTGCTGGCCGATCTGCCGTTCATGCTGCTGTTCCTGGTGGGCCTGTTCCTGTGCGATCCGGTGATCGCGCTGGCCGTGCTGGCGCTCAACGTCGTGGTGGCGGGCGGCACTTTGTTCGCCATCCACCGCCAGAAGCTGCTCTACAAGGAATTGTCGGGTGCCGCCACCCAGCGGGCCCAGGCCGCCCAGGAATCCTTTTCCGATCCCGAGACGGTGCGGCGCGTCGGCGCCGCCACCTATCTCCAGGCCAGGTTCCGCCACGGCACGGCGCTTTATGCCGCCACGGCGCGCGCCATCCGCACGCTGTCGGCGGCACGCGGCAACCTGTCCATGCTGTCGCAGAACCTGGCGCTGCTGCTGGCCGTGGGGCTGGGGGCGTGGCGGGCGCTGGACGGCGGCATGAGCGCCGGCGTGATCCTCGCGGCCACCATGCTGGCCACCCGCTTCACCGGCGCGGCCATGCAGATGGTCTCGGTGGTGCCCCAGGTCCAGTCGGCGGTGGCCTCGCTGGAGGCGCTGCGCACCGTCACCGGGCGGCCCACCGAACGGCCCACCGGTTCGGCCCTCATCCATCGTCCGGTGGCGCGCGGCGCGCTGAGCGTGGAGGCGGTGACCGCCCGCTATCCCAATGCCTTCAACCCGGCGCTGGAGTCCGTCTCCCTGGATCTGGAGGCGGGCGAGCGCATGGCGGTGATCGGGCCGTCGGGATCGGGCAAGACCACCCTGGAAAAGGTGCTGTCGGGCATCATCCGCCCCACGTCGGGCCGGGTGATGCTGGACGGGGTCGATATCGCCCTGGTGGACCCCGCCGATCTGCGCCGCCATATGGCGGTGTGCCCGCAGACGCCGCCGCTCTATTCCGGCACGCTGCGCAACAACCTGTGTTTCGACGGGTTGGTTTCCGACGAGCAGATGGTGGCCATGATGAACCTGCTGGGCGCCGGCGGTGTCATGCCCATGGGCATGGGGCTCGACTTCCAGGTGGTGGAAGGCGGCCGCAACCTGTCGGGCGGCCAGCGCCAGATCGTCGCCCTGGCCCGCACCTTGCTGCAGGGTGCGGCGGTGACCATTCTGGACGAGCCCACGGCGTTTCTCGACGAAGCCTCGGAAAAGCGGGCCATCGCCGGCATCCATCAGGCGGTGGGCAGGAATTCCCTGGTGGTCATCTCCCACCGCCCGGCGGTGGTGGCCCTGGCCGCCAAGGTGGCGCGCCTCGACAAGGGCAAGCTGGTCGACGTGACGCGCCGCGCCGCAAGCGTTCCGGCGGGAGGGGCTTAA
- a CDS encoding TolC family protein — MSGRTVFRNTVLGVSAAALLSACSAMPEDLAEIRADINRHAGSLPQEVLKRPLTLEDAVALAVAHNLDARVKVMEEVLAAGKADLSLFAMLPELAAKGNWSKRNPRKATTSKDLSTGTVANYSTGEDSISRTGDLTASWNLVDFGIAMVRADQEEDKMVLAAEKRRRAQHLLIQDVQAAYWKAVINDFANRKFKSLEARLVKSVEDAETAERTKVGDPMQMLGHQRAIVDTMRQIAELQRQTSTAKADLAGLMGVPSSNAFDLAELKDDSFLSVEDPDSTVEAMEATALANRPELKTEEVQFRIDRNDIRTELLKTLPGIGPFMGGHYDSNSFIKYNAWVDAGTHVAWNLVDILTAPKRIGNAQNTAETTRARRLAMGMAVLTQVHVADIQVRHALKEYRLTEQMAAIDRRITGLAAKSKQAGSGSAMEEIKAEASAMLSTLRRFILYSDLQGAKARLKAAQGIDHTPPSETFTDSPPPETTADAAPQSG; from the coding sequence TTGTCCGGCCGTACGGTGTTTCGTAATACGGTTCTGGGGGTAAGCGCGGCGGCCTTGCTGTCCGCCTGTTCCGCCATGCCCGAGGACCTGGCCGAGATTCGCGCCGACATCAACCGCCACGCCGGATCCCTGCCCCAGGAGGTGCTGAAGCGCCCTCTCACTCTGGAAGACGCGGTCGCCCTGGCGGTGGCCCACAATCTGGACGCCCGGGTCAAGGTGATGGAAGAGGTGCTGGCCGCCGGCAAGGCCGACCTGTCGCTGTTCGCCATGCTGCCCGAACTGGCGGCCAAGGGGAACTGGTCCAAGCGCAACCCCAGGAAGGCCACCACGTCCAAGGACCTGTCCACCGGCACGGTGGCCAATTACAGCACCGGCGAGGACAGCATCAGCCGCACCGGCGACCTGACCGCCTCGTGGAACCTGGTGGATTTCGGCATCGCCATGGTGCGCGCCGACCAGGAGGAGGACAAGATGGTCCTGGCGGCGGAAAAGCGCCGCCGCGCCCAGCATCTGCTGATCCAGGACGTCCAGGCCGCCTATTGGAAGGCGGTGATCAACGATTTCGCCAACCGCAAGTTCAAGTCGCTGGAAGCCCGTCTGGTCAAGTCGGTGGAGGACGCAGAGACCGCCGAGCGCACCAAGGTGGGCGACCCCATGCAGATGCTGGGGCATCAGCGGGCCATCGTCGACACCATGCGCCAGATCGCGGAACTGCAGCGCCAGACCTCCACCGCCAAGGCCGATCTGGCCGGCCTGATGGGGGTGCCGTCGTCCAACGCCTTCGATCTGGCCGAGCTGAAGGATGATTCCTTCCTGTCGGTGGAAGACCCCGACTCGACCGTCGAGGCCATGGAGGCCACCGCGCTGGCCAACCGGCCGGAACTGAAGACCGAGGAGGTTCAGTTCCGCATCGACCGCAACGACATCCGCACCGAATTGCTGAAGACCCTGCCGGGCATCGGCCCGTTCATGGGCGGCCACTACGATTCCAATTCCTTCATCAAGTACAATGCCTGGGTGGATGCCGGCACCCATGTGGCGTGGAATCTGGTGGATATCCTGACGGCGCCCAAGCGCATCGGCAACGCCCAGAACACCGCCGAGACCACCCGGGCCCGGCGGCTGGCCATGGGCATGGCGGTGCTGACCCAGGTGCATGTGGCCGACATCCAAGTCCGGCACGCGCTCAAGGAATACCGCCTGACCGAGCAGATGGCCGCCATCGACCGCCGCATCACCGGCCTGGCCGCCAAGTCCAAGCAGGCGGGCAGCGGCAGCGCCATGGAGGAGATCAAGGCGGAGGCCTCGGCCATGCTGTCGACGCTGCGCCGCTTCATCCTCTATTCCGACCTGCAGGGCGCCAAGGCCCGCCTCAAGGCGGCCCAGGGCATCGACCACACGCCGCCGTCCGAGACCTTCACCGATTCCCCGCCGCCGGAAACCACCGCCGATGCTGCCCCCCAGAGCGGTTGA
- the rpsP gene encoding 30S ribosomal protein S16, which yields MALKIRLSRGGAKKRPFYKIVVADARAPRDGRFIEKVGTYNPMLPNDNGQRWILDEDRVKHWLSVGAQPTDRLVRFFADKGLVAKPTRPEQTKQPKPKAKAQQRAKDEADRAAAAAAAAAEAGE from the coding sequence ATGGCTCTGAAGATTCGTCTCTCCCGCGGCGGCGCCAAGAAGCGTCCGTTCTACAAGATCGTCGTCGCCGACGCCCGCGCGCCGCGCGACGGCCGCTTCATCGAGAAGGTGGGCACCTACAACCCCATGCTGCCCAACGACAACGGCCAGCGCTGGATCCTCGACGAGGACCGCGTGAAGCATTGGCTGTCCGTCGGCGCCCAGCCGACCGACCGTCTGGTCCGCTTCTTCGCCGACAAGGGCCTGGTGGCCAAGCCGACCCGGCCCGAGCAGACCAAGCAGCCCAAGCCCAAGGCCAAGGCCCAGCAGCGCGCCAAGGACGAGGCCGATCGCGCCGCCGCCGCTGCCGCCGCTGCCGCCGAAGCGGGCGAGTAA
- the rplS gene encoding 50S ribosomal protein L19: MVNIIEQLEKEQIDKLTAARGVPSFAPGDTLKVNVKVIEGNRERVQAYEGVCIARKNDGLNSSFVVRKISYGEGVERIFPLYSPNIASIEVVRRGDVRRAKLYYLRDRRGKSARIAEQTTGHSGKVAAAERADAAAVKAAKASAAKEE; encoded by the coding sequence ATGGTTAACATCATTGAGCAGCTCGAAAAGGAGCAGATCGACAAGCTGACCGCCGCCCGCGGCGTCCCCAGCTTCGCTCCGGGCGATACGCTGAAGGTCAACGTCAAGGTGATCGAAGGCAATCGCGAGCGCGTCCAGGCCTATGAGGGCGTCTGCATCGCCCGCAAGAACGATGGCCTGAATTCGTCCTTCGTGGTCCGCAAGATCTCGTACGGCGAAGGCGTCGAGCGTATCTTCCCGCTGTACTCGCCCAACATCGCCTCCATCGAGGTGGTGCGCCGTGGCGACGTGCGTCGGGCCAAGCTGTACTACCTGCGCGACCGTCGCGGCAAGTCGGCCCGTATCGCCGAGCAGACCACCGGCCATTCCGGCAAGGTGGCCGCCGCCGAGCGCGCCGACGCCGCCGCCGTCAAGGCCGCCAAGGCCTCTGCCGCCAAGGAAGAATAG
- the ffh gene encoding signal recognition particle protein has product MFESLSSRLGAVFEKLTGRGALSEADVTEALREVRVALLEADVALSVVKEFIGRVKARAVGSEVIKSVTPGQMVVKIVHDELIATLGTKGNELNLSAVPPVVILMVGLQGSGKTTTSAKIALKLKKEKKKVLLASLDVYRPAAQQQLQILAGQAEVGSLPIVMGEMPVAISKRALDVGRKEGYDVVILDTAGRLHIDQELMAEVAAVRDAAKPTETLLVTDAMIGQDAVTLAREFNEKVGVTGIVLTRIDGDARGGAALSMRAITGRPIKFLGGGEKLDALEVFHPDRIAGRILGMGDVVGLVEKAMETLDQEEAERLAKRMEKGKFDLDDMRKQFAQVRKMGDLKGILGMLPGIGKMAGALKDANIDNKMVARQEAIITSMTKAERRNPDLIKASRKKRIAAGAGVEVQDVNKLLKQYQQMADMMKKVGKLGQKGLMRHGIGGLLPPGMKFGR; this is encoded by the coding sequence ATGTTCGAGAGCCTGAGCTCAAGACTGGGTGCGGTATTCGAGAAGCTGACGGGGCGCGGCGCGCTGTCCGAGGCCGACGTCACCGAAGCCCTGCGCGAGGTCCGCGTCGCCCTGCTCGAGGCCGACGTGGCGCTCTCCGTGGTCAAGGAATTCATCGGCCGGGTCAAGGCCCGCGCCGTCGGCTCCGAAGTGATCAAGTCGGTCACCCCCGGCCAGATGGTGGTCAAGATCGTCCATGACGAGCTGATCGCCACGCTGGGCACCAAGGGCAACGAGCTGAACCTGTCGGCGGTGCCCCCGGTGGTCATCCTGATGGTCGGCCTCCAGGGTTCGGGCAAGACCACCACCTCGGCCAAGATCGCGCTGAAGCTGAAGAAAGAGAAGAAGAAGGTTCTTCTCGCCTCGCTCGACGTCTATCGCCCGGCGGCGCAGCAGCAGCTGCAGATTCTGGCCGGACAGGCCGAAGTGGGAAGCCTGCCCATCGTCATGGGCGAGATGCCCGTCGCCATCTCCAAGCGCGCCCTGGATGTGGGCCGCAAGGAAGGCTACGATGTCGTCATCCTCGATACCGCCGGCCGCCTGCATATCGACCAGGAGCTGATGGCCGAAGTCGCCGCCGTGCGCGACGCCGCCAAGCCCACCGAGACCCTGCTGGTCACCGACGCCATGATCGGCCAGGACGCCGTCACCCTGGCGCGCGAATTCAACGAGAAGGTCGGCGTCACCGGCATCGTTCTCACCCGTATCGACGGCGACGCCCGCGGCGGCGCGGCGCTGTCCATGCGCGCCATCACCGGGCGCCCCATCAAGTTCCTGGGCGGCGGCGAAAAGCTCGACGCGCTGGAAGTCTTCCACCCGGACCGTATCGCCGGGCGCATTCTCGGCATGGGCGACGTGGTCGGCCTGGTCGAGAAGGCCATGGAGACCCTGGACCAGGAAGAAGCCGAACGCCTTGCCAAGCGCATGGAGAAGGGCAAGTTCGACCTGGACGACATGCGCAAGCAATTCGCCCAGGTGCGCAAGATGGGCGATCTCAAGGGCATCCTCGGCATGCTGCCCGGCATCGGCAAGATGGCCGGCGCGCTCAAAGACGCCAATATCGACAACAAGATGGTCGCCCGCCAGGAAGCGATCATCACGTCCATGACCAAGGCCGAGCGCCGTAACCCCGACCTGATCAAGGCGTCGCGCAAGAAGCGCATCGCCGCGGGCGCCGGGGTCGAGGTCCAGGACGTCAACAAGCTGCTCAAGCAGTATCAGCAGATGGCCGACATGATGAAGAAGGTCGGCAAGCTGGGTCAGAAGGGGCTGATGCGGCACGGCATCGGCGGCCTTTTGCCCCCGGGTATGAAGTTCGGGCGCTAG
- the trmD gene encoding tRNA (guanosine(37)-N1)-methyltransferase TrmD, giving the protein MRPTRKRTGTVESKAPWRATMLTIFPEMFPGPLGLSLAGRALEEGKWALDTVDIRAFATDRHRSVDDSPFGGGAGMVMRPDVLDAAISGSPAPGPLVYMTPRGRLLDQELVRELAAGPGVRVLCGRFEGVDQRLLEAHGALEVSAGDFVLSGGEPAALLMLDAIVRLLPGVIGKEESLVEESFEWGLLEYPHYTRPQVWDGRTVPEVLLSGHHEKIRAWRKRQAEDITRQRRPDLWDRYVAAKNVSEG; this is encoded by the coding sequence ATGCGCCCGACGAGAAAGAGGACCGGGACGGTGGAGAGTAAGGCGCCCTGGCGGGCCACAATGCTCACCATCTTCCCCGAGATGTTTCCGGGGCCTCTCGGCCTGTCTTTGGCAGGAAGGGCGCTGGAGGAGGGCAAGTGGGCTCTCGACACGGTGGACATCCGGGCTTTCGCCACGGACAGGCACCGGTCGGTGGACGACTCGCCCTTCGGCGGCGGAGCCGGAATGGTGATGCGTCCCGACGTGCTGGACGCCGCTATTTCAGGCAGCCCGGCACCGGGGCCGCTGGTGTACATGACGCCGCGCGGCCGGCTGTTGGACCAAGAGCTGGTTCGCGAGCTGGCGGCGGGGCCGGGTGTGAGGGTTCTGTGCGGGCGTTTCGAAGGGGTTGACCAGCGGCTGCTGGAAGCCCACGGGGCGCTCGAGGTCAGTGCCGGCGATTTCGTCCTTTCGGGCGGCGAGCCGGCGGCGCTGCTGATGTTGGACGCCATCGTCCGCCTGCTTCCCGGCGTGATCGGGAAGGAGGAATCGCTGGTGGAAGAAAGCTTCGAATGGGGATTGCTGGAATATCCCCATTATACCCGCCCCCAGGTGTGGGACGGGCGAACGGTGCCGGAGGTTCTGCTTTCCGGTCACCACGAAAAGATACGCGCCTGGCGGAAACGTCAGGCAGAGGACATAACCCGGCAGCGCCGGCCCGATCTGTGGGATCGGTACGTCGCGGCCAAGAACGTGAGTGAGGGTTGA
- the rimM gene encoding ribosome maturation factor RimM (Essential for efficient processing of 16S rRNA): MGPRVRVGVIAGVHGVRGAVRIKSFTEEPADIGYYSPVENEAGSVKYRLKVTGEVKGLVIATLEGVTDRNAAEALKGTELWVARERLPKTGEDEFLYSDLIGLVAETVDGKRLGTVRTVADYGAGDVLDIRLEPKGDMMVPFTRASVPEVDVPGGRLVVIPPVYAPDEKEDRDGGE, from the coding sequence ATGGGACCTCGTGTCCGCGTCGGCGTGATCGCCGGCGTCCATGGGGTCCGGGGCGCCGTCCGCATCAAGAGCTTTACCGAGGAACCGGCCGATATCGGCTATTACTCCCCGGTAGAGAACGAGGCGGGCAGCGTCAAGTACCGGCTGAAGGTGACCGGCGAGGTCAAGGGCCTCGTCATCGCCACGCTGGAAGGGGTTACGGACCGTAACGCCGCCGAGGCGCTCAAGGGCACCGAGTTGTGGGTGGCCCGCGAGCGTCTGCCCAAGACCGGCGAGGACGAGTTCCTCTATTCCGATCTGATCGGGCTGGTGGCGGAAACGGTGGACGGCAAGAGATTGGGCACCGTTCGTACGGTGGCCGATTACGGCGCCGGCGACGTGCTGGACATCCGATTGGAGCCGAAAGGCGACATGATGGTGCCCTTCACCAGAGCCTCGGTGCCGGAGGTGGATGTGCCGGGTGGCCGGCTGGTGGTGATCCCGCCGGTCTATGCGCCCGACGAGAAAGAGGACCGGGACGGTGGAGAGTAA
- a CDS encoding HlyD family type I secretion periplasmic adaptor subunit, whose protein sequence is MAGGPLDSFRSPIHGIAPKLTPPSASWLLVWSVLAFAVLVGLSAVLELDEVVTAQARVEPSSQVRHVQHFEGGTISEVLVHEGTLVAEGDVLVRLVNSQGAGDLADKRARWSAYQARSARLKADLDGTAEIRWPKDVEIDADTRKREMSIHAERLSHRAQQATVISREIERRRREVVEIETKVAGLTRAQAKGVEEMRIKKKAYDSGVVGNQEIVKLEREQLMLDTEVSTARDSISRLKAQMSESEARLSEFEKGWRAGVLDEIGKVEAELAALKATMVVASDRESRSEVRSPVKGIVKMSAISSVGQVAKPGDTLMDIVPLDDALVVEAKVPPQDIGHLRPGLSASVRLSAYDPFRFGSLPGRVVMVGADSFEETRGAVVSTYYKVQIRSDKVELMDGKGKAWPVRSGMAGTASIVIGAKPILRMVLDPLLRNDMIFSLNSFKLNWPARSESPRTGSGAP, encoded by the coding sequence ATGGCCGGCGGCCCGCTCGACAGCTTCCGTTCCCCCATCCACGGCATCGCGCCCAAGCTGACGCCGCCATCGGCCTCGTGGTTGCTGGTGTGGTCGGTGCTGGCCTTCGCCGTTCTGGTCGGGCTGTCGGCCGTTCTGGAACTGGACGAGGTGGTGACCGCCCAGGCCCGCGTCGAGCCGTCCAGTCAGGTGCGCCACGTCCAGCATTTCGAGGGCGGCACCATTTCCGAAGTGCTGGTGCACGAAGGCACCCTGGTGGCCGAGGGCGACGTGCTGGTCCGCCTGGTCAACAGCCAGGGCGCCGGCGATCTGGCCGACAAGCGGGCCCGCTGGTCCGCCTATCAGGCCCGCTCCGCCCGGCTCAAGGCCGATCTGGATGGCACCGCCGAAATCCGCTGGCCCAAGGACGTGGAGATCGACGCCGACACCAGAAAGCGCGAGATGTCCATTCATGCCGAGCGCCTCTCCCATCGCGCCCAGCAGGCCACGGTGATCTCGCGCGAGATCGAGCGCCGTCGCCGCGAGGTGGTGGAGATCGAGACCAAGGTCGCCGGCCTCACCCGTGCCCAGGCCAAGGGCGTCGAGGAGATGCGCATCAAGAAGAAGGCCTATGATTCCGGCGTGGTGGGCAACCAGGAGATCGTCAAGCTGGAACGCGAGCAGCTGATGCTCGATACCGAGGTCTCCACGGCGCGCGATTCCATCTCGCGCCTCAAGGCCCAGATGAGCGAATCCGAGGCCAGATTGTCGGAATTCGAGAAGGGCTGGCGGGCCGGCGTGCTGGACGAGATCGGCAAGGTCGAGGCCGAACTGGCGGCGCTCAAAGCCACCATGGTGGTGGCGTCGGACCGGGAATCCCGGTCCGAGGTGCGCTCGCCGGTCAAGGGCATCGTCAAGATGAGCGCCATCAGCAGTGTGGGGCAGGTGGCGAAGCCCGGCGACACCCTGATGGACATCGTGCCCCTCGACGATGCCCTGGTGGTCGAGGCCAAGGTGCCGCCCCAGGACATCGGCCATCTGCGCCCCGGCCTTTCCGCCTCGGTGCGCCTGTCGGCCTACGATCCGTTCCGCTTCGGCTCGCTGCCGGGGCGTGTGGTGATGGTGGGCGCCGATTCCTTCGAGGAAACCCGGGGGGCGGTCGTCTCGACCTATTACAAGGTTCAGATCCGCTCGGACAAGGTGGAGCTGATGGACGGCAAGGGCAAGGCCTGGCCGGTGCGATCCGGCATGGCGGGAACCGCCTCCATCGTCATCGGGGCCAAGCCCATCTTACGTATGGTTCTCGACCCGCTGCTGCGCAACGACATGATTTTTTCATTGAATTCGTTCAAACTGAACTGGCCGGCTCGGTCCGAATCCCCAAGAACGGGGAGTGGAGCACCATGA
- a CDS encoding DEAD/DEAH box helicase: MDFFPAGHPLLKALSQRDYTDPTAVQEAVLEPGALGRDLLVSAQTGSGKTVAYGLAIADTLLGEAFVLDRAAEPLALIVAPTRELALQVHRELSWLYEHAGARVVSCVGGMDPRAEQRMLGQGAHIVVGTPGRLRDHLERGALSVGSLKAVVLDEADEMLDLGFREDLEFILEATPQERRTLLFSATLPHGIVALAKRYQRNAWRIAVSAGTQGHADIEYRAVRVAPNEIEHAVVNLLRYFESPTAMVFCNTRDSVRHLQAILLERGFAAVALSGELGQNERNNALQALRDGRARVCVATDVAARGIDLPNLGLVIHAELPQNAQTLQHRSGRTGRAGKKGVSVLLVLLSRRRKADMLLQTAGVQAIWSGAPSPEDIHRLDQERLLASPLLAEENSEDDQEMARALLAGRSAEDIACALVRLYRSHLPAAEEVFDPGPGSPTREPREHREREPRPPREGKGPGLPGGSVWFRMNIGRQKNADPRWLIPMICRQGKVTKAEIGAIRIFERETRFEIDAAHADRFATALRQIEKAEVRIERLAEHAAAPASAPVDAPAPDRAKFKHKGQKPKTPWKDKTPHRKGPKPS; this comes from the coding sequence ATGGACTTCTTTCCCGCGGGCCATCCTCTGCTCAAGGCTCTCTCCCAGCGCGACTACACCGACCCCACCGCCGTTCAGGAAGCGGTTCTCGAGCCCGGCGCCCTGGGCCGCGATCTGCTGGTCTCGGCCCAGACCGGATCGGGCAAGACCGTGGCCTATGGCCTGGCCATCGCCGACACCTTGCTGGGCGAGGCCTTCGTGCTGGACCGGGCGGCCGAGCCGCTGGCCCTGATCGTCGCCCCCACCCGCGAACTGGCGCTGCAGGTCCACCGCGAGCTGTCCTGGCTGTACGAGCATGCCGGTGCCCGCGTCGTCTCCTGCGTCGGCGGCATGGACCCCAGGGCCGAGCAGCGCATGCTGGGCCAGGGCGCCCATATCGTGGTGGGTACGCCCGGCCGCCTGCGCGATCATCTGGAGCGGGGCGCGCTGAGCGTCGGCAGCCTGAAGGCGGTGGTGCTGGACGAGGCCGACGAGATGCTGGACCTCGGCTTCCGCGAGGATCTGGAATTCATCCTGGAGGCCACGCCCCAGGAGCGGCGCACCCTGCTGTTCTCGGCCACCCTGCCCCACGGCATCGTCGCCCTGGCCAAGCGCTACCAGCGCAACGCCTGGCGCATCGCCGTCTCGGCCGGAACCCAGGGCCACGCCGACATCGAATACCGCGCCGTGCGCGTCGCCCCCAACGAGATCGAGCACGCGGTGGTCAACCTGCTGCGCTATTTCGAGTCGCCCACCGCCATGGTGTTCTGCAACACCCGCGATTCGGTGCGCCATCTCCAGGCCATCCTGCTGGAGCGCGGCTTCGCCGCCGTGGCGCTGTCGGGCGAACTGGGCCAGAACGAGCGCAACAACGCGCTGCAAGCTCTCCGAGATGGAAGAGCCCGGGTCTGCGTCGCCACCGACGTGGCGGCGCGCGGCATCGACCTGCCCAATCTGGGGCTGGTGATCCATGCCGAACTGCCGCAGAACGCCCAGACGCTGCAGCACCGCTCGGGCCGCACGGGGCGAGCGGGCAAGAAGGGCGTCAGCGTCCTCCTCGTCCTCCTGTCACGGCGGCGCAAGGCCGACATGCTGTTGCAGACCGCCGGGGTCCAGGCCATCTGGAGCGGCGCGCCGTCGCCCGAGGACATTCACCGTCTCGACCAGGAACGCCTGCTGGCCAGCCCCTTGCTGGCCGAGGAGAATTCCGAGGACGATCAGGAGATGGCCCGCGCCCTGCTGGCCGGGCGTTCGGCCGAGGACATCGCCTGCGCCCTGGTCCGCCTGTACCGCTCGCATCTGCCGGCGGCGGAAGAGGTGTTCGACCCCGGCCCCGGCTCCCCCACTCGCGAGCCGAGAGAGCACCGCGAGCGCGAGCCCCGCCCGCCGCGCGAAGGCAAGGGCCCCGGCCTGCCCGGCGGCTCGGTATGGTTCCGCATGAATATCGGCCGCCAGAAGAACGCCGATCCCCGCTGGCTGATCCCCATGATCTGCCGCCAGGGCAAGGTCACCAAGGCCGAGATCGGCGCCATCCGCATCTTCGAGCGCGAGACCCGCTTCGAGATCGACGCCGCCCATGCCGACCGCTTCGCCACCGCCCTGCGCCAGATCGAAAAGGCCGAGGTGCGCATCGAGCGCCTGGCCGAGCACGCCGCCGCTCCGGCGTCCGCCCCCGTCGATGCCCCCGCCCCCGACAGGGCCAAGTTCAAGCACAAGGGCCAAAAGCCCAAGACGCCGTGGAAGGACAAGACGCCGCACCGCAAGGGGCCCAAGCCCTCCTGA